The genomic window GGAACAAGCAGACAGCACCTCCCCTATCAACGCAGAACGGCCTGTCAAGAAGAGCTAGCTGAGAGCACTGTCGCCAGGGCTCCGGCCAAGGACacggtgctgcagtcgcCTGTTGGCCCTCGGCACAGACTGCTAACGAGGTGAGAAAGCTCTCCCTTCACAACCCAAAAAAGCATGCTCGTGCGCCGCACGCGAACCGGCCAGTGGAGAGACGCATGCACAGCCCCAACAGCGCACCCAGCTCTGGTGCGCGACGGCCATGTCCGGGAACCGGgtccaccagcgccgtctgGCGCCGTCCCAGCCCACCGCGACGTCACACGCCCACAGCGCAGGCTCGCCCCACGATGGGCGCTCCACACCACCGCAACGCAGCCAAGGCAGACGAACGGCCGGCGCATCCGTGCGCGCCTTTGCAGCCGCCGACACGATTCGCAGCGAGCCGGCGCAAGCGGCATCATGcccgcacgtctctccggCACAGCGCCGGTCCCAGACACCTGCCCGCCCACACCAAGagtccgccaccaccacccaccccccgagggcccgccaccacacacgcacgggggCCCGGTGGGCGTGCATCCTCGaacaggggggaggagggggaggggcgcctCGGCATATATACAAAATGTAATCCGTGAGCGCGAAGTGCCGGAGCAGGTGCGCGGAGCACGGCGGCACGTGCTCAGGCAGCCTACCCATCCGGCGTGGCAGAAAAGGACGAGGTCGCCGGCCGCGACGTCGGGTCAGCAGTCAAGCTGTGTGGGCCTCCGCCCGCCACGGGCGTGGCATCCGACCCCACTCCACGGGAAAGGCTCTGCGAAGCACGGCGCTCGGCAGGAGAACCCGCGGGCTGCACGGAGCAGCGTGCGCCAGAACGAAAACAAATTGTGGGAAGCGTCGATGCCATCTCCGCGTGTGACGCCAAATCGAATGCACATGATGGGCCAGCACCGGTACACCCAACGCTGGCCAGAGAATGCACATCACGGCCGAGTGTGAGGCCGTTGGTCCGCACCCATGCGCTcgtcgcgcacgcgcgacgATCAGGGTCGTCGTTCGGGCTGACGTTGCAAGTGGagacggcaccgctgcgtgCGTCACGGCGAGCGCAGCGCGTCACGGAGGGTTGTCAGCTGGATGCCAGCGAACAGCTCCCACTCCTTCATAGTTCTACGTAAGGGAtagagcggcggcgagctcTCCCGCGGCGTAGTCGTGTAGTTCCTCGCGTCGGTGGCGCCAAGCAGCGTACCCGCATCGCGGTGGGCCATCACCAAACCCCAGAACTTATCCTGCGTGAAGGTGCGCGCGTTCCTCAGCTCGGACGGCACGCCATCGGTCGCCCCATCCACTGCGCATTTCCCATCATCTCTCGCGGGAGATGAtctcggtgccgccgccgacgcggagctggacagctcctcctcgccggtGCCTACGGCCACCGGCTCCGTCAGCCCAAAGATGTTCCACCCTCGCGTCCAGAGCGCCTGCGTCATGTACACATCCTCGAGGTCGCTGTCCATAAACTGCAGAGAGGGATCGAGTTCGACGGCCTCgggcacacgtgcgtgcgcggccgTCGCTGTCAGCCCTTGacgatggaggcggcgctctGCGAGCTGCTCCGAGAGGCTGCGCGCTCCAGTACGCAGCTGGTGCTCCGTACCGAACTCGAAGAAAGCCTCCGCAGGGCCGAACAGCAGATCGGACGACGCAACAGCCTGGAGTACGTACGGCGTCGGCTCAACAGGGATCGGCGGCGCGTCCTTCGGTGACCGCGGCGAGTTCAGCTGCGGCTTCTCGGTCCCATCAGCGCCTTGTGAGACAAGCAACGAAGACGTCGCCACTCCGTGAACCTTGCCCACGTTCGCCGCGGACGTGAACCAGGCATTCTCTTCTCGCAGCGAGCGCTGATCGGCCGCGTGCCACTCCTGGTGTGCGCTGTCACCGCGGCCCAACGTACCTCCGCCGGCACCTGTGAGCCGCGTCTCCTCCATCGGCTCAAGGTAGCGCATGTCCGCCAAGCACACACTCGAGCGgggcaccatcgccgcctccagaagcctcctcttgctgctgcactgcgccgccgccccggcGGCAGGCGCCTTCGTGCCCGCGGCCGCCTTCAGCACTGTCACTGCCTTGGTGGAGTGCACGAGGCGgttcagctgctgccgcacggcgcCCCTGTGCGCCCTCAGCCAGCAGTACTCGAAGGAGCGCTTCCGCAGCGCCTTGTCAGCAGCCGAGTAGTACGGTGTCTCCGACGTCGCCTCCCCACAGAGTCgcacggccgcagcgcccgAGTCGCGGGAGGGTACCCGCCCTATCGTCGGCTCGGATTGCGGCATGTGGACGATCGGCTGCCCCGGCATCGGCCGCCGCTTCTCGTCCAGGAACAGCAGCTCGTATACCTCAGAGGCGGTGAGGCTGGCAGACAGGACAGCCTGTGGCGTGCTGTTCGTTGTAGGGCTCCTGCCACCGCGCAGACTCACGACGCGTTGCCCACGCGgggacgctgccgcggcagtggcgccatCAGAGCGCCTCACAGGGCTCACCTGAACAGTATTCAAGTCGGCCTGCATAAGAGTTGATGGCTCGTTGCCGAGAACGTCACGCACAGCATCGCTGGCGAACAGCACATGCAGTGCAGAGGACGCGCtcgctggtggcggtgaatCCGGCGAAGAGGCGAGCTGGCGCCAATCCGCCAGAGTCTCTACCATTGTGGGCCAcagccatctcggcgtcACCAGCCACAGCACAAGCTCCGCTTCGCTCCGCGCCGCGGTCAGCCACGACGACACGTCCGCCGGTAGCGCGGCCAACAGACGCATGCCCATCTTCTCGGGAGGTggcgcggtggtgacgaCGTCCGTGTCACCGCCTGTCGCGTTTTCGCGGTTGCGCTGCCGCGATGTCAGCGTCAGCGAGAGCGGCAGGAACGGTTTCGTGTCACACACTTTTGCGATGGAGGCCGCAAGCGCCGTCCACGCCACGCGTGGTGTCGGGCGGCTACTCAGTACAGCGCGATCCCGGGCCGGGGTGCGCAGGTACAGCAAGCGAAGCGTCAGGTCCCAGTTCGGGAGAACCAGAGAGCCGGTGCGCAGGAAGAACACATATGACTCGCCCCGGTAGAGCTGGAGCGTGGCGTAGCGCCCCACATACGGGAAGTCGAAGTGCCGCTCCAgtgtcgccgcggcgccatcgccacggAGCAGACCCGCATGAGCCGCGGACGCGTCGGCTAGCCTTGTCAGGGGTACCaccacgcggcggcggcgcaggttGTCCTTCCAGTGAAATCCGTAGCTGGCGTCGTCCCAGCCGCTGGCAAAGTCGGGGGGCTCGCAGGTGATGCGGCTGTAGCGCCGCGTGTACGGAACGCCGGCTCGGTCTTCTGGGCGAAGGGGAAATACCACGTCGGAAGCCTTCGCGAAatccagctccgccgccgaggagacgcCGCTCACGGTAACCACGTCGAGCGTCCCGACCGTcaccgcgacgccgcggtgGGCTTGGCGGAAAAGGGACCCGACCGTcatggcgcagcgcgcggctgTGAGCCGCAACTCATGGAAGCCGtcgtccctctcctccagcgGCGAGCTCGAGGTGGACCTCTGGGCCTGCGACGAAGTCGGCACGGCCGACGCTCGACGACGGATTGTGTCCACCATCTCGGCCGTGATGTCGGTGAGCGTGAACGGCACGGCAACGAAGATGCTGCCCTCCTGGCCGTAgccgcggcgtgccgcgTGGGAGACGTCGTAGAACGTACGCGAGCGCTGGATGTACGTCGCGTAGCCGTCATCGTTCATTGCCTTCTCCGTCTCGGCAGCCATGCGGTGGAGGCTGCGGCTTCCCTGCATGTCATAGTAAGATGAGATGACGCCGAGCGGCGTGACCTCCACCTCAGCCTGCGTGGGGACCAGGTACCGCTCCACGTACGCCTCCTGTTCCGCCATGATTGTCTCAGGCTCATCCAAGACCCAGTTGGCGGAGAGGTGACCGCCTGCCTgaccgtcgtcgccgtaCAGTccatgcagcagctccgccccTGGAAGCTGCAGGCCAGCGACTTTGGCTCCCGCACCTCGCTGAAAGCTCTCGCCACTGTCCGTGaggcctgcagctgcagcgatgcCTGCCGGAAGTGCGTCGTACGTGTGATTCACCCGCACGCCACGGTGCTCGGCGTAGATGCGCAGCAGTCGGACCAGCTCTTCCAAGCTTTCGGTGTACGGAGCtacccctccacctccgccaaaCGACCGAGCGtcgccttcagcgccggcgccaggCACCAGCGACACAGTAGGGGTGCCTGGCGTTGAAGGGTGTTGCATTGCCTTGCCGCCGGCCTtcgcgccttcgcctccgtcgcgcaTAGTCGTCCACACGGCCACCCCGGAGAGCAGGAAAAGGGTCCCGATAGAGAGGGCTAGACAGAGAAGCGTGCGGTGGGTTGAGCGAGCGGTGCGAGACCGCCGACTCGGCAGCAGTCTCAGCCGCATTGCCCCGGTCCTGCGGATGGGGATTCTGGGCACAGGGTGGCCAATGACTATGTTCACTGGCTGGACGGCTCTCCacgtcggtgcgtgcgcgtgcccgACTGTGCGTCACCCGGGGGTGCGCAGCGAGGGGGTTCCGAGCGCGCGGGCGCGCGAGAAAGAATGACggatggtgtgtgtgtgtgtgtgtgtgtgtgtgtgtgtgtgtgtgtgtgtgtgtgcggggaagcacaggaggagaggcTGATGCCGCAAGAGTCCAGTCACGTGCGTGAAgtgtgcgcagcagcagcggtatTGGTGTtggtgccggtggtgtgCCGTCACCCCCTCTGCGAAGGACGGTTGCAAGAGAGAGCAACACGATTGAAGGAAGCCACGGCGAAACGTAGCAGTGAAGctgagagagacgcacacacgcgcgcctcaACAAAGTCCCGTCACTGCCGCCATCACATGTTGGACGCAGTGGTGCAGAGGCGTACAACAGGAgagcgaagaagagagggCAAAGACGGCGATGGTGAGCCGTGCATCCCATCGTCCGCTCGCGCACGGCCCACGCCCGCAAGCATcggccatcgccgccgccaccgcagaaACACGTCGGCGCCTTCGTGTATATAGTTTCTTGTCCTCGGATCAGCGCAACCGTGTGTGCGCCAGTACGCGCAGactggggaggaggaagaagaggagtacgccacacacacacacacacacacacacacatcatcatcatcatcatcatcatcatcatcatcatccatcaccgccaccaccaaaaaaaaaacaagaagcAACGAGCAAGGGCGTCGTCCATGAGGAACAGCGACGCGCgggcgtgtgtctctgcggGCCTGCTTCGCCCTCCGTTGCGTGCAAAGCAAGCACcagcggagacggcggtggcacatCCCCACCACGCCAACGAGACCTAgttacgtgtgtgcgtgtgcgtgtgtgtgtgtgtgtgtgctccccCGCTAACGGACGGCCCTTTCCCCTTCCaggaaggcgcagcagacacacacgccaacaaaacgcgcgcggcgcggcggagaCGCACTCCGCGCCATCTGTGACACAAAAACCCGCCGGCCGTCAAGAGCACAGAGCGAGAAAACCGCGtgggcacgcgcgcgcgagagcgcgagagggatGTCGCATCACTTCAACGTGGTcggagcacgcacgcacgtcagCAGCaagcgccaccgcgactTCCCTGCACATTGGGGTTGGCACCGTCCGCCCCGCCGGCGGCCCCGGTGCCGTTCGAGGCCACCTGCATCGCGGATGGAGTGATCAAGAACGGTGACCGGACTACGCCACCAAATTGGCCAGCGCTGATGccgggcgctgctgcgccactgccactcgcacctgctgcgccaacgccgccagcAGACGGCGATGTCGCCGCATTgacaccggcaccgccacccgTGGAAGCCGgtgccggcagcgcggcagcgacctGCCGAAACATGTGCTTGATGTTTGTGCCGTGCTTGGCGCTCACCTCCGTGAAGAGCACGTTGCACTCGGTCGCCTTcttcatcgcctcctcggcgctcACCTCACGCCGCTCCGATGCCTGATCGACCTTGTTGCCGACGAGCATGATAACAACATCGTCACCGCTCTCTGAGCGCACCTCGTCAATCCACTTGAAGGCGCTGAAGAACGTCGGGCGGGAAGTGATGTCATAGACCACCACGGTCGCGGCACTGTTTCGGATGTAGCTGGGGATCAACGAATGAAAGCGCTCCTGCCCCGCCGTGTCCCACAAGTGCAGCCGGACGTCCCGATCATCGTCCAGGTGAACCGTTTTCGAGAAGAAATCGATGCCGATCGTTGGCTGGTACTGTTGGTCAAAGGTGTCGTACATAAAGCGGGTGATGATGCTCGTCTTGCCAACGGATTGGTCGCCAAGAAGGACCAGCTTGTGCTTCGGCGTGGATGACGAGGAAGCCGACACGCCAGCGGCCTTGTCCGGTACACCGGTACCGGCTGAGTTCATGCTGCTCTGTGTACTTTGTTGTTATCGGGTAGACAACGTCGCGCGACacgaggcggagagcagGAAGAGAAAGGGCGAAGGAAGACAGCAACGGTTTGTTCGGTGTTCGCATGCGTCCATGTGGACGCCGTGCGCGGACCAACCCCGTTTGCGCGACGGTGCCGTGCCAGCGATAGGCCGGGTCTACGTCGCTTTTTCGTCAACGGGGGCCGTaagcgagcgagagggagagagagagcgggagatACTCCCGTGTTCGGATCCGAGTGCTCGGTGACGTGCGTGATGGCCGATGTTGCGCAAAACTAGGAGCAGCGAAGCCGATTGTGAAacggagaaggggagggggaggggggttgggCGCATCGCAGAGGACGGTGGACGGGAGTAGAGAGGTGCGACGAGGCGTCGCAGTCCTGTGCAGCTGAGTTGCTGCCAGCAAGTCTCACGTCTTTACGCGATGAGGCGCATCCAGTGCCGCCGCGATGGCGTGCTCGGGCTTGCCCAtagtgcgcacacgcacacgcgcgcagctctACTTTCTTTTATTCTTTTAGGGGAGGGG from Leishmania mexicana MHOM/GT/2001/U1103 complete genome, chromosome 2 includes these protein-coding regions:
- a CDS encoding small GTP binding protein rab6-like protein, with amino-acid sequence MNSAGTGVPDKAAGVSASSSSTPKHKLVLLGDQSVGKTSIITRFMYDTFDQQYQPTIGIDFFSKTVHLDDDRDVRLHLWDTAGQERFHSLIPSYIRNSAATVVVYDITSRPTFFSAFKWIDEVRSESGDDVVIMLVGNKVDQASERREVSAEEAMKKATECNVLFTEVSAKHGTNIKHMFRQVAAALPAPASTGGGAGVNAATSPSAGGVGAAGASGSGAAAPGISAGQFGGVVRSPFLITPSAMQVASNGTGAAGGADGANPNVQGSRGGACC